A genomic window from Bacteroidales bacterium includes:
- a CDS encoding ferritin, producing the protein MNKKIENILNRQVDREAYSSQLYLAMASWAEASGLEGISQWFYVQSDEERLHMLKFIHYINERGGNAIVPSIKLPPAKFKDVADAFAQTLKHEEFITASINEIVALCNSEKDFTTQNFVQWFVAEQIQEEKSARAIIDKINLLGKQNLYLLDKDIMAMRAAAEPGGGAAPVA; encoded by the coding sequence ATGAATAAAAAAATTGAAAATATTTTAAATCGTCAGGTCGACAGGGAAGCATACTCTTCCCAGTTGTATCTTGCAATGGCATCATGGGCTGAAGCATCAGGATTGGAAGGCATTTCACAATGGTTCTATGTACAGTCAGACGAAGAACGGCTTCATATGCTTAAATTCATTCATTATATCAATGAGCGCGGAGGAAATGCAATAGTTCCTTCAATAAAACTTCCTCCTGCAAAATTCAAAGATGTTGCTGATGCATTCGCGCAAACTTTAAAACATGAAGAATTCATTACTGCATCAATCAATGAAATTGTTGCATTATGTAATTCTGAAAAAGATTTCACCACACAAAATTTTGTTCAGTGGTTTGTTGCAGAACAGATACAGGAAGAAAAATCAGCACGTGCAATTATTGATAAAATAAATCTGTTGGGAAAACAAAATCTATATTTGTTAGACAAGGATATTATGGCAATGCGTGCAGCTGCTGAACCCGGTGGTGGTGCGGCTCCTGTTGCTTAA
- a CDS encoding alpha-L-fucosidase, whose translation MGITKKIIFVFIFASLAFSIAVRAQLSATKTDTNKMQWFSDAKLGIFIHWGIYSTGKTSESWAFYNKHISHENYMAQINEFTAKKYNPQQWVSLIKATGARYAVITSKHHDGVALWNTTQNDLSIPKASPAKADVLTPFVKELRKENIKVGLYFSLIDWSNNDYPGFLKDSSRYKISDDSLRWKHFLKFCHGQIAELMNLYNPDLLWFDGDWEHNAKEWQAAKIRKIILQKNPKAIINGRLQGYGDYGTPEQNFPVSRPSEKNWELCMTTNESWGYYIGDTTYKTPYEIISIFADCISMGGNLLLDIGPRADGTIPDEQTFILSELGKWTNKHSEAIFGTLGGLPQGYFYGPTTLSKDSCTLYLFLQGKQSGNIIIKGLCNEIKNVEVVGNKTQLKHKVVGKISWSKVPGLVYIEVPEGVQDEYMTVLKVKLDKPVSLYKGQGGL comes from the coding sequence ATGGGAATCACTAAAAAAATAATTTTTGTTTTCATATTTGCATCTCTCGCTTTCAGCATAGCAGTAAGAGCACAGCTTAGTGCTACAAAAACCGACACAAATAAAATGCAATGGTTTAGCGATGCAAAGCTTGGAATATTTATTCACTGGGGAATTTATTCTACAGGCAAAACATCGGAGTCGTGGGCGTTTTATAATAAACATATCAGCCATGAAAATTACATGGCGCAGATAAATGAATTTACTGCAAAAAAATATAATCCTCAGCAATGGGTATCGCTAATTAAAGCCACTGGCGCCAGGTACGCAGTAATAACATCAAAGCATCATGATGGTGTTGCGCTATGGAACACAACTCAAAATGATTTGAGCATTCCTAAAGCATCGCCGGCAAAAGCTGATGTGCTCACACCTTTTGTCAAAGAACTACGCAAAGAAAATATTAAAGTTGGTTTATATTTTTCGCTGATCGACTGGAGTAATAATGATTATCCCGGCTTTTTAAAAGATTCGTCAAGATATAAAATAAGTGATGATTCGTTAAGATGGAAACATTTTTTAAAATTCTGTCACGGACAAATTGCAGAACTCATGAACCTCTACAACCCTGATCTGCTCTGGTTCGACGGTGATTGGGAACATAATGCCAAAGAATGGCAGGCTGCAAAAATCCGTAAAATAATTTTACAGAAAAACCCAAAAGCCATTATTAACGGGCGTTTGCAGGGATACGGCGATTACGGAACACCCGAACAAAATTTTCCAGTCTCTCGTCCTTCTGAAAAAAATTGGGAACTTTGCATGACAACAAATGAGTCGTGGGGATATTACATTGGCGACACCACATACAAAACTCCATATGAAATCATCAGCATTTTCGCCGATTGCATTAGCATGGGAGGAAATTTGCTTCTTGATATTGGCCCCCGTGCTGACGGCACTATTCCTGATGAACAAACATTCATTCTTTCTGAATTAGGCAAATGGACAAATAAACACAGTGAAGCAATTTTCGGAACACTAGGCGGTTTACCACAAGGATATTTTTATGGACCTACAACACTCTCGAAAGATTCATGTACGCTATATCTTTTTCTGCAAGGAAAGCAAAGCGGAAATATTATTATTAAAGGCTTGTGTAACGAAATAAAAAATGTTGAAGTGGTTGGAAATAAAACGCAATTAAAACATAAAGTAGTTGGAAAAATCTCGTGGAGCAAAGTTCCCGGTCTTGTTTATATTGAAGTTCCCGAAGGTGTACAGGATGAATACATGACTGTTCTGAAAGTAAAACTTGACAAACCTGTTTCGTTGTACAAAGGTCAGGGAGGGTTATAA
- a CDS encoding ABC transporter six-transmembrane domain-containing protein, with amino-acid sequence MIRQLIEKNKKSLLIIMAFVLVENVAWIIEPTFFGKLLDALIDNFYDHENVSYTLPLVLWIIIYVVNVMGGSLSRFFNGRTYPKMYANLATELIMNSKKKRHSASKMVSRADLAKEYVDFLEYRLPDISWQLTATLGAICALFFYDYRIALVCLLIIPPLFFINTIYNKRVTKLQKITHDNREEIYKKLESRDIDDIDKYYQNMVRPQRSIAKWSAFDFGAIKLMLMVVFIVVLFICIDVDNFSTGKIYSIVSYLWTFITATDYLPGLMESFTSVKELNSRMNEIDNSNNSPKQKTQPNS; translated from the coding sequence ATGATACGACAACTTATTGAGAAAAACAAAAAATCGCTTTTAATAATAATGGCATTTGTATTGGTTGAAAATGTTGCATGGATTATAGAGCCAACATTTTTTGGAAAACTTCTCGATGCTTTGATTGATAATTTTTATGACCATGAAAATGTAAGTTATACTTTGCCTTTGGTTTTATGGATTATAATTTATGTTGTCAATGTTATGGGAGGCTCGCTTAGCCGCTTTTTCAATGGAAGGACCTATCCGAAAATGTACGCGAACCTTGCCACCGAACTAATAATGAATTCAAAAAAGAAACGTCATTCGGCTTCAAAAATGGTAAGTCGCGCCGATCTTGCAAAAGAATACGTTGATTTTTTAGAATACCGTTTGCCCGATATTTCCTGGCAACTTACAGCAACACTTGGTGCAATATGCGCTTTGTTCTTTTACGATTATCGTATTGCTCTTGTTTGTCTTTTGATTATCCCACCTTTGTTTTTTATTAATACAATATATAATAAGCGTGTTACCAAACTTCAAAAAATAACGCACGACAATCGTGAAGAAATTTACAAAAAACTTGAAAGCCGTGATATTGATGATATAGATAAATATTACCAAAACATGGTAAGGCCACAACGTTCAATTGCCAAATGGAGTGCATTTGATTTTGGTGCAATTAAGCTTATGCTAATGGTTGTTTTTATTGTTGTACTTTTTATTTGCATTGATGTAGATAATTTTTCAACAGGAAAAATTTATTCTATCGTTTCATATCTCTGGACATTTATCACAGCAACTGATTATCTTCCCGGGTTAATGGAAAGCTTCACATCAGTAAAAGAATTAAATTCCCGAATGAATGAAATTGATAATTCAAACAATTCACCAAAACAGAAAACACAACCTAACTCATAA